The following proteins come from a genomic window of Lolium rigidum isolate FL_2022 chromosome 5, APGP_CSIRO_Lrig_0.1, whole genome shotgun sequence:
- the LOC124653212 gene encoding putative glutaredoxin-C14, which produces MDRVMKLASERAVVIFTSDSCCMCHTVTRLFRDFGVNALDHELDQDPKGKEMERALIKLLGKGPPVPAVFIGGKLVGGTNKVMSLHLSGELVPMIRNAGALWL; this is translated from the coding sequence ATGGACCGTGTGATGAAGCTGGCGTCGGAGCGGGCGGTGGTGATCTTCACCTCGGACTCGTGCTGCATGTGCCACACGGTGACCCGCCTTTTCCGCGACTTCGGCGTCAACGCTCTAGATCATGAACTAGACCAGGATCCCAAGGGCAAGGAGATGGAGAGGGCGCTCATCAAGCTTCTCGGTAAGGGGCCGCCTGTCCCGGCGGTGTTCATCGGTGGGAAGCTTGTCGGCGGCACCAACAAGGTCATGTCTCTCCATCTCAGCGGCGAGCTTGTCCCCATGATTCGGAATGCAGGTGCCCTGTGGCTATAG